Proteins encoded by one window of Rhodamnia argentea isolate NSW1041297 chromosome 6, ASM2092103v1, whole genome shotgun sequence:
- the LOC115728064 gene encoding 1-aminocyclopropane-1-carboxylate oxidase homolog 4-like has protein sequence MGVTSTSQPAVDRAQELKQFEESKLGVKGLVDSGLTSLPSLFVHPPETLSGLKPARPRPTPTPDSIPTIDLSGCDSGRRSSVLGEAARAARELGFFQVVNHGVPAEVLDRTIAAVKAFHEQPMEAKARIYRRQTETGVSFFSNIDLLHSKAASWRDTLQIRLGPKLADVEEIPEVCRHEVLEWDQQVQRLGGLLMGLLSEGLGLSTGKLQELTCLETRVMVGHYYPYCPQPDLTVGLTSHTDPGVITLLLQDQVGGLQVKHGDEWVDVTPVPGALVVNIGDILQIMSNDEYKSVDHRVLANPSQEPRVSIAVFCNPSNRENEFGPFPELVSADKPAVFRQFTFDEYMGRFFSKELDGKSLINFFRA, from the exons ATGGGCGTCACCAGCACCAGTCAACCAGCCGTCGATCGAGCCCAAGAGCTCAAGCAATTCGAAGAATCCAAGCTCGGGGTCAAAGGTCTCGTCGACTCCGGCCTCACCTCCCTCCCTTCCCTCTTCGTCCACCCGCCCGAGACCCTTTCCGGCCTCAAGCCAGCCCGCCCCAGGCCCACGCCCACGCCCGATTCGATCCCCACCATCGACCTCTCCGGCTGCGACTCCGGCCGCCGGTCCTCCGTCCTCGGGGAAGCGGCGCGCGCGGCTCGCGAGCTCGGCTTCTTCCAGGTGGTCAACCACGGCGTGCCGGCGGAGGTCCTGGACCGCACCATCGCGGCTGTGAAGGCCTTCCACGAGCAGCCGATGGAGGCCAAGGCGAGGATCTACCGGCGGCAGACGGAGACCGGCGTGTCCTTCTTCTCCAACATCGACTTGTTACACTCCAAAGCGGCTAGCTGGAG GGACACGCTCCAGATAAGGCTGGGGCCGAAATTAGCAGACGTGGAAGAGATCCCTGAGGTGTGCAGACACGAGGTGTTGGAGTGGGATCAGCAGGTCCAACGGCTGGGAGGCCTCCTTATGGGGCTGTTGAGCGAGGGGCTGGGATTGAGTACCGGCAAGCTCCAGGAATTGACGTGCTTGGAGACGAGGGTGATGGTGGGGCATTACTATCCCTACTGTCCCCAGCCCGATCTGACGGTGGGTTTGACGTCCCACACGGACCCGGGAGTGATCACATTGCTCCTGCAGGACCAGGTCGGCGGGTTGCAGGTGAAGCACGGCGACGAGTGGGTGGATGTGACGCCCGTCCCAGGGGCTCTTGTTGTGAACATTGGTGACATCCTCCAG ATTATGTCCAATGACGAGTACAAAAGCGTGGACCATCGGGTGTTGGCCAACCCTAGCCAAGAGCCACGTGTGTCAATAGCAGTTTTCTGCAATCCGAGCAATCGGGAGAATGAGTTCGGACCGTTCCCAGAGCTCGTGTCTGCAGATAAACCCGCTGTTTTTCGGCAGTTCACGTTCGACGAATACATGGGGAGATTCTTTTCTAAGGAGTTGGACGGGAAAAGCTTGATAAATTTCTTCAGGGCATGA
- the LOC115728042 gene encoding zinc finger protein VAR3, chloroplastic-like isoform X1, with protein sequence MHKLFLTSCSRLRNHFQNLRFVTTSARSRQYTKTPNLNSELDFTDNDVLEVELKSAKPINPSPQFVPGMENNVHPTEPSKSSMMAAAQISHPWPEWVDLMVLLLKEDYFDAEGNPFQCVELGPKESNHIRTACLNFARDRYDVMRHLSKKHIQVIAECGCPSTDRKVVNSGKRLRAHVGIDEGNVCCSCNLRGNCERAFVKAREEEGGRTVDVMRILLTYGLDPISGTVENKPCLTRTVEESVRALLKQMAECGTGIVRSDLLKPTPAGDLSWPSSSEEKGHKDVPMKQGDWHCPKCNFLNFAKNIKCLRCDTFSQERLSQLQEDQDHLPLKKGDWICDKCNFLNFAKNTRCLLCKEKPPKRQLNPGEWECESCNYINFRRNMVCLKCDYRRPKASNSNGSSQWEHDVGSHHRGHGTIGDRNSMRSPRSSSQTRVANRWRFVDEENGVAEKPKLTNSLNDVSGILDFPIAGGVSDLSRDTEKGETWKLKMLERSRMTTEETANPDEPRSSRIYRKSESPDFEDDEELAEWFGRGKM encoded by the exons ATGCACAAGCTCTTCCTAACAAGTTGTTCGCGTCTGAGAAATCACTTCCAGAACCTCAGATTCGTCACTACCTCCGCTCGTTCCCGCCAGTACACTAAAACCCCGAACCTCAACTCCGAGCTCGACTTCACTGATAACGATGTGCTTGAGGTGGAGCTCAAGTCTGCGAAACCCATCAACCCGAGTCCCCAATTCGTTCCGGGAATGGAGAATAATGTCCATCCGACAGAGCCCTCTAAGTCGTCGATGATGGCGGCGGCTCAGATTTCGCATCCGTGGCCCGAGTGGGTGGATTTGATGGTGCTTCTGCTGAaggaagattactttgatgccGAGGGGAACCCGTTCCAGTGTGTGGAGTTGGGTCCGAAAGAATCAAATCACATTAGAACCGCATGCCTGAATTTCGCCCGCGACAGATATGACGTTATGAG GCATTTATCAAAGAAACATATTCAGGTCATAGCAGAGTGTGGTTGCCCCAGCACAGACAGAAAGGTGGTGAACTCTGGTAAGCGCTTAAGGGCACATGTGGGCATCGATGAGGGAAAT GTTTGCTGCTCCTGCAATTTGAGGGGAAACTGTGAGAGAGCATTTGTGAAGGCgcgtgaagaagaaggagggcGCACGGTTGATGTTATGCGAATCTTGTTAACATATGGACTTGACCCCATAAGCGGTACTGTGGAGAATAAACCATGTCTGACTAGAACAGTTGAGGAATCAGTCAGAGCACTGCTAAAGCAAATGGCAGAGTGTGGCACCGGCATAGTTCGATCTGATTTGTTGAAGCCCACACCAGCTGGTGATCTATCCTGGCCTTCAAGTTCGGAAGAGAAAGGCCACAAAGATGTTCCAATGAAACAGGGGGATTGGCATTGTCCCAA GTGCAACTTCTTAAACTTTGCCAAGAACATCAAATGCTTGCGATGTGATACTTTTTCTCAAGAAAGACTGAGTCAACTACAAGAAGACCAAGATCATCTTCCGTTAAAGAAAGGAGACTGGATATGTGACAA GtgcaatttcttaaattttgcaaagaataCTAGATGTTTGCTGTGCAAAGAGAAACCCCCGAAAAGGCAACTCAATCCCGGGGAGTGGGAGTGTGAATC GTGCAACTACATCAACTTTAGAAGGAATATGGTATGCTTGAAGTGTGATTATAGAAGGCCGAAAGCGTCAAATTCAAATGGCTCTTCTCAATGGGAGCATGATGTTGGAAGTCATCATCGAGGTCATGGAACCATCGGAGACAGAAATTCTATGAGGTCTCCGAGAAGTAGTAGCCAGACGCGAGTCGCAAATAGGTGGAGATTTGTGGATGAAGAGAACGGGGTCGCCGAGAAACCGAAGTTAACAAACTCATTGAACGATGTTTCTGGAATTCTTGATTTTCCAATTGCAGGAGGCGTGAGCGATTTGTCTCGTGACACAGAAAAAGGGGAAACGTGGAAGCTGAAGATGCTGGAAAGAAGCAGAATGACCACAGAGGAAACGGCGAATCCAGACGAGCCACGCTCATCCAGAATTTATAGGAAGTCAGAATCACCAGATTTTGAGGACGATGAAGAACTGGCCGAATGGTTCGGCAGGGGAAAGATGTGA
- the LOC115728042 gene encoding zinc finger protein VAR3, chloroplastic-like isoform X2, with product MHKLFLTSCSRLRNHFQNLRFVTTSARSRQYTKTPNLNSELDFTDNDVLEVELKSAKPINPSPQFVPGMENNVHPTEPSKSSMMAAAQISHPWPEWVDLMVLLLKEDYFDAEGNPFQCVELGPKESNHIRTACLNFARDRYDVMRHLSKKHIQVIAECGCPSTDRKVVNSGKRLRAHVGIDEGNVCCSCNLRGNCERAFVKAREEEGGRTVDVMRILLTYGLDPISGTVENKPCLTRTVEESVRALLKQMAECGTGIVRSDLLKPTPAGDLSWPSSSEEKGHKDVPMKQGDWHCPKCNFLNFAKNIKCLRCDTFSQERLSQLQEDQDHLPLKKGDWICDKCNFLNFAKNTRCLLCKEKPPKRQLNPGEWECESCNYINFRRNMVCLKCDYRRPKASNSNGSSQWEHDVGSHHRGHGTIGDRNSMRSPRSSSQTRVANRRRERFVS from the exons ATGCACAAGCTCTTCCTAACAAGTTGTTCGCGTCTGAGAAATCACTTCCAGAACCTCAGATTCGTCACTACCTCCGCTCGTTCCCGCCAGTACACTAAAACCCCGAACCTCAACTCCGAGCTCGACTTCACTGATAACGATGTGCTTGAGGTGGAGCTCAAGTCTGCGAAACCCATCAACCCGAGTCCCCAATTCGTTCCGGGAATGGAGAATAATGTCCATCCGACAGAGCCCTCTAAGTCGTCGATGATGGCGGCGGCTCAGATTTCGCATCCGTGGCCCGAGTGGGTGGATTTGATGGTGCTTCTGCTGAaggaagattactttgatgccGAGGGGAACCCGTTCCAGTGTGTGGAGTTGGGTCCGAAAGAATCAAATCACATTAGAACCGCATGCCTGAATTTCGCCCGCGACAGATATGACGTTATGAG GCATTTATCAAAGAAACATATTCAGGTCATAGCAGAGTGTGGTTGCCCCAGCACAGACAGAAAGGTGGTGAACTCTGGTAAGCGCTTAAGGGCACATGTGGGCATCGATGAGGGAAAT GTTTGCTGCTCCTGCAATTTGAGGGGAAACTGTGAGAGAGCATTTGTGAAGGCgcgtgaagaagaaggagggcGCACGGTTGATGTTATGCGAATCTTGTTAACATATGGACTTGACCCCATAAGCGGTACTGTGGAGAATAAACCATGTCTGACTAGAACAGTTGAGGAATCAGTCAGAGCACTGCTAAAGCAAATGGCAGAGTGTGGCACCGGCATAGTTCGATCTGATTTGTTGAAGCCCACACCAGCTGGTGATCTATCCTGGCCTTCAAGTTCGGAAGAGAAAGGCCACAAAGATGTTCCAATGAAACAGGGGGATTGGCATTGTCCCAA GTGCAACTTCTTAAACTTTGCCAAGAACATCAAATGCTTGCGATGTGATACTTTTTCTCAAGAAAGACTGAGTCAACTACAAGAAGACCAAGATCATCTTCCGTTAAAGAAAGGAGACTGGATATGTGACAA GtgcaatttcttaaattttgcaaagaataCTAGATGTTTGCTGTGCAAAGAGAAACCCCCGAAAAGGCAACTCAATCCCGGGGAGTGGGAGTGTGAATC GTGCAACTACATCAACTTTAGAAGGAATATGGTATGCTTGAAGTGTGATTATAGAAGGCCGAAAGCGTCAAATTCAAATGGCTCTTCTCAATGGGAGCATGATGTTGGAAGTCATCATCGAGGTCATGGAACCATCGGAGACAGAAATTCTATGAGGTCTCCGAGAAGTAGTAGCCAGACGCGAGTCGCAAATAG GAGGCGTGAGCGATTTGTCTCGTGA
- the LOC115728058 gene encoding actin-histidine N-methyltransferase, whose amino-acid sequence MAASKTAMASLIHYRPLTCAASASASHPTRLVPHAPDLIKWVGREGGFVHEAVKIAQDELSGLGLAAADKIPKGSDLIALPHHVPLRLRSDGGDVAEPVLADLASKVPEELWAMKLGLKLLGERSKIGSFWWPYISNLPETYSVPIFFPGEDIKNLQYAPLLYQVNKRCRFLLDFEKEVNNALSDLNMKDHPFGGQDINASSLGWAMSAVSSRAFRLYGNKSPTGAYSDVPMMLPLIDMCNHNFEPNARIVQEVGGEQPEMLVKVVAEKEIRVNDPLLLNYGCLSNDLFLLDYGFVIPSNRYDTIELKYDGALLDAASLAAGVSSPNFSSPAPWQQEILSQLNLDGEAPDLKVTLGGSDLVEGRLLAALRVLLESESESVQKHDLSTLKSMSAEAPCGIATEVAAFRTIIALCSIALEHFPTKIMEDESMLKKGVPDTTKLAIAFRIQKKSLIIDVMRDLSRRIKLLLLKETVSAQG is encoded by the exons ATGGCTGCTTCCAAGACTGCCATGGCCTCCCTCATCCACTACCGCCCGCTAACCTGCGCAGCCTCCGCCTCCGCTTCCCATCCCACGCGCCTCGTCCCCCACGCGCCGGACCTGATCAAATGGGTCGGGCGAGAAGGCGGGTTCGTGCACGAGGCCGTCAAGATCGCTCAGGACGAGCTCAGTGGCCTGGGCTTGGCCGCCGCCGATAAGATCCCCAAAGGCTCCGACTTGATTGCTCTTCCCCATCACGTGCCGTTGAGGTTACGATCGGACGGCGGGGACGTGGCCGAACCTGTGCTTGCCGACTTGGCGAGCAAGGTCCCAG AGGAATTATGGGCGATGAAGTTGGGTTTAAAGCTTCTTGGAGAAAGATCAAAGATTGGATCCTTCTGGTGGCCCTACATCAGCAATCTTCCTGAGACTTACAGTGTACCCATTTTCTTTCCGGGAGAGGACATTAAGAACTTGCAATATGCTCCTCTACTTTATCAG GTAAACAAGAGATGCCGATTTCTTCTTGATTTTGAGAAGGAAGTTAATAATGCTCTCAGCGATCTTAACATGAAGGATCATCCTTTTGGAGGACAAGATATTAATGCATCTTCTCTTGGATGGGCTATGTCAGCTGTCTCATCTAGAGCCTTTAGGCTATATGGGAATAAGTCCCCAACAGGGGCCTACAGTGATGTTCCTATGATGCTTCCTCTCATAGATATGTGCAACCATAATTTCGAGCCAAATGCGCGTATTGTCCAGGAAGTAGGTGGAGAGCAACCGGAAATGCTAGTCAAG GTTGTTGCTGAGAAAGAAATCAGAGTTAATGATCCTTTACTTCTGAATTATGGTTGTTTGAGCAATGATCTTTTTCTTCTGGATTATGGGTTTGTTATACCTTCAAATCGATATGACACTATCGAACTTAAGTACGATGGAGCTCTTCTAGATGCTGCAAGTTTGGCTGCTGGGGTTTCATCACCAAATTTCTCTTCACCGGCTCCGTGGCAGCAAGAAATCTTGTCCCAGTTAAATCTAGATGGAGAAGCTCCTGATCTCaag GTGACTTTAGGAGGTTCGGACTTGGTAGAGGGCCGCTTGCTAGCAGCTTTGAGGGTGCTCCTTGAAAGTGAAAGTGAATCGGTGCAAAAGCATGACTTGAGCACCCTCAAATCTATGTCAGCTGAGGCTCCATGCGGAATTGCGACGGAGGTGGCCGCTTTCCGTACCATCATTGCTCTTTGCTCGATCGCATTGGAACATTTTCCCACCAAAATAATGGAGGATGAATCCATGTTGAAGAAGGGCGTTCCTGATACAACGAAACTGGCCATCGCGTTCAGAATTCAAAAGAAGTCGCTCATCATAGATGTGATGAGAGACCTCTCGAGAAGAATAAAGTTGCTGCTGTTGAAAGAGACAGTCTCTGCTCAAGGCTAA
- the LOC115728102 gene encoding probable calcium-binding protein CML25, producing MGLRSLFRRKKPISPSATGGSALATPLGSRSSSMGSRSQIEELEQVFKKFDANGDGKISASELGSIMSSLGHPETEEELTKMICEVDSDGDGFIDFDEFVELNTKGVDPDEAMENLRDAFSVYDIDGNGSITAEELHKVLRSLGEESSLAECRRMIGGVDSDGDGMISFEEFKVMMMVGSRYDGTSSGNNNLN from the coding sequence ATGGGTCTCCGATCCCTCTTCCGAAGGAAGAAACCCATTTCGCCGTCGGCCACGGGAGGCTCCGCGCTGGCCACCCCGCTCGGGTCGCGGTCCTCGTCGATGGGCTCGCGGTCCCAGATCGAGGAGCTGGAGCAGGTGTTCAAGAAGTTCGACGCCAACGGGGACGGCAAGATCTCCGCGTCCGAGCTGGGCTCCATCATGAGCTCCCTCGGCCACCCGGAGACGGAGGAGGAGCTGACCAAGATGATCTGCGAGGTCGACTCCGACGGCGACGGGTTCATCGACTTCGACGAGTTCGTGGAGCTGAACACCAAGGGGGTCGACCCCGACGAGGCGATGGAGAACCTGAGGGACGCCTTCTCCGTGTACGACATCGACGGGAACGGGTCGATCACCGCCGAGGAGCTGCACAAGGTCCTGCGGAGCCTCGGGGAGGAGAGCTCGCTCGCCGAGTGCCGGAGGATGATCGGCGGCGTCGACAGCGACGGCGACGGCATGATCAGCTTCGAGGAGTTCAaggtgatgatgatggtgggCTCGCGCTACGACGGCACATCGTCCGGCAACAACAACCTCAATTAG